The sequence below is a genomic window from Microbulbifer hydrolyticus.
GCAAGTAACTTATCATCTGCGTTAATAGCGCATGTAATGACACTGTACGAGGAGATCGCCTTGAGCCGCGCGTGTTTTATGAAGTTTGAATTGGACACTACGGACGGCAAAGCCCGCCGCGGGCGGCTGCATTTTCCTCGCGGCGTAGTGGAGACTCCGGCGTTCATGCCGGTAGGCACTTACGGTACCGTGAAAGGGATGCTGCCGCGGGATGTGGAGGAGATCGGTGCTCATATTATTCTGGGCAATACGTTCCACCTGATGCTGCGCCCGGGGACCGAGGTCATCAAGGAGCACGGAGACCTGCATGAATTTATGCAGTGGCAGGGCCCGATTCTCACGGACTCCGGTGGTTTTCAGGTGTTCAGTCTGGGCAAGATGCGCAAGATCAGTGAAGAGGGTGTTTCCTTCAAGTCTCCTGTCGATGGCAGCCCCGTATTCGTCGGGCCGGAAGAGTCCATGCAGGTGCAGCGAGATCTGGGCTCGGACGTGGTGATGATTTTTGACGAGTGTACGCCCTATCCGGCAACTCCGGACGAGGCGCGCAAGTCCATGGAACTGTCGCTGCGCTGGGCCAAGCGCTCCAAAGAAGCCCATGGAGACAGTCCTTCGGCTCTGTTTGGCATCGTGCAGGGGGGGATGTACCCGGAACTGAGGGATATCTCTCTGGCGGGGCTCACGGATATCGGCTTCGACGGGTATGCCATTGGCGGGCTGTCTGTGGGTGAGCCGAAAGAGGAGATGATCAAGGTGCTCGACCACCTTGCGCATCGGATGCCCGAGGATAAACCCCGCTACTTGATGGGAGTCGGTAAGCCCGAAGACCTGGTGGAAGGGGTCCGTCGCGGCGTGGATATGTTTGATTGTGTGATGCCCACACGGAATGCGCGTAATGGACACCTGTTCACGTTCGCTGGCGTGGTCAAAATCCGCAACGCCAAGCACCGTCATGACACCGGGCCGCTGGAGGAGGGGTGTGACTGCTATACCTGCGAAAACTTCTCCCGCAGTTACCTCCACCATCTGGACAAATGCGGTGAAATCCTCGGCTCCCAGTTGAACACGATCCACAACCTCCGCCACTACCAGCGGCTGATGCAGCAGTTGCGTGATGCCATTGAGGCCGGTGGGCTGGACGCGTATGTGGCGTCCTTCTATGAAGGTTTGGGGCGGGAGGTGCCACCCCTGGGGTAAACGGGGTTAGTGCTGATTTGTGCCACCTGTCTATCCCCGTATAATCAGCCCCCAAATTTGGATCCCTGTGCCCGCTGGCTTGTAATCACCCGGTCGCGTCCGCATATCGTCAGTTATCGAAAAAAATGTG
It includes:
- the tgt gene encoding tRNA guanosine(34) transglycosylase Tgt, whose amino-acid sequence is MSRACFMKFELDTTDGKARRGRLHFPRGVVETPAFMPVGTYGTVKGMLPRDVEEIGAHIILGNTFHLMLRPGTEVIKEHGDLHEFMQWQGPILTDSGGFQVFSLGKMRKISEEGVSFKSPVDGSPVFVGPEESMQVQRDLGSDVVMIFDECTPYPATPDEARKSMELSLRWAKRSKEAHGDSPSALFGIVQGGMYPELRDISLAGLTDIGFDGYAIGGLSVGEPKEEMIKVLDHLAHRMPEDKPRYLMGVGKPEDLVEGVRRGVDMFDCVMPTRNARNGHLFTFAGVVKIRNAKHRHDTGPLEEGCDCYTCENFSRSYLHHLDKCGEILGSQLNTIHNLRHYQRLMQQLRDAIEAGGLDAYVASFYEGLGREVPPLG